In Deinococcus metallilatus, the sequence CGCCGAGGCCAGCATGCTCAGGTTGATCAGCGCCGCGATACTCATGGCGAGCAGGACGTCAAGCTGGTTGTAGCGGACCAGTCGCCGCTTCTGCTCCTCGGTGCCCGCTGGGATGCGGTGCTGGGTCAGCGCGCTGTGCAGGTAGATCACGTGCGGCATCACCGTCGCCCCGATGATGCCCACCGCCAGGTACAGGCTCTCCGGGCCCTCGAAGCGCGGCACGAAGCCGCCCAGGGCGTCGAGTCCCGGGCGGCTGAGGATCACCTGCACCACGTACGCCAGCGCGATCACGGCCACGAACGCGGTGATGGCGATCTCGATGGGCCGGAAGCCCCGGTTCTGCAAGGCCAGGATCGTGAAGGTGATGACGCCCGTGATGACGGCCCCCCACAGCAGCGGCAGGTTGAACAGCAGCGCAAAGGCCAGCGACGCCCCCAGGAACTCCGCGAGGTCGGTCGCCATCGCCACGAGTTCCGCCTGCACCCAGTAAAACCACACCACCGGCCGCGGCCAGCGGTCCCGGATGTGCTCGGCCAGGTTCTTGCCGGTCACGATCCCGAGCTTGGACGAGAGCGTCTGGATCAGCATCGCCATCAGGCTGGCACTCAGAACCACCCACAGCAGCAGGTAGCCGAACTGCGCCCCGCCCTGGATGTTGGTGGCGAAGTTGCCGGGGTCCATGTACGCGACCGACGCGACGAAGGCCGGGCCCAGGAAGGGCAGCACCCGGCCCAGGCCCCTTCGGTTTGAGGTCCGCTCCAGAATGGCCGCCGCCCGGGCGTTCATCCGCTCGTCCAGGCTGGGGGACACGCGGCTCACGCCGTCACCCCCTCGGAAACCCGAACGCGTTCAGCGACGAGAAGGGCCAGGGTCAGCGGAGCCCCACCGACCTCCAGGGTCAGGGTGCCCAAGGCTGGCTCGTGAGACAGGACCTTCACCTCCGCGCCGGGCGTCAGCCCCGCCTCCATCAGGCCGCGCAGCACCGCCGGGTCCTCCGGGACCCGGGTGACCTGGGCCCGCTCACCCCGGCCCAGACTCGCCAGCCGCCGCTCGCCCTGGACCGGCAGTTCCCCGTTCAGCCCGGGGATGGGATCGCCGTGCGGGTCGAAGTTCGGGTCGCCCAGCCAGGCGGCGATGCGGGCCTCGAAGGCCTCGCTGATGACGTGCTCCAGGCGCTCGGCCTCGTCGTGTACCTCGTCGAGGGGATAGCCCAACGCGCGGTGCAGGTACAGTTCCAGCAGGCGGTGGTGGCGCACCACCTCCAGGGCGACCTTCTCCCCGGCGGGGGTGAGCCTCGCGCCCCGGTAGGCCGCGTGATCGACCAGGCCGAGGTCGGTGAGTTTGCGCAGCATGCCGGTGGTGCTGGCCGGGGTGACGTTCAGGGCGTCGGCGAGTGCCTGGGTGCCCACGGTCCCGCCCTGGCCCAGCAGGTAGAGCTGCTTGAGATAATCCTCCGCCGCGTGCGAGAGAGTTCGGTCCGTCATAGGTCATTATTTAGGCTTACCTAAAAAGAAGTCAAGGAGAGAAAGAGGCGGGGCGCCCCCGATCTGGGGGTCGGCGATAGCTTTCCCAATGTCTGAATGTATGCTCATATGTAGGTGTGAGGTGATCGACGATGACACGAGACCCGGTGGAAGCCCTGGCCCTGCTCGTCTACACGCTGGCGTACGTGGGGATCGCCTTCGTGTGGCGCTCACTGCTGGTGTGGCGGCGGACGGGGGTGAACCCTTACGTGCTGCCCGCAGACGACTCCGCGCACGGGTACGTCGGGCGCGCGATGCGGGTCCTGCTGCTCACGGTGCTGGTCCTGGTGCTTGGACTGAACCTGATGCCCGGGCTGGAGGCCCGGCTCGGCCCGGTCCCCGCCCTGCTGGACCCACGTCTGGCCTTCCTGGGGTGGGTGCTGCTGCTGGCCTCCCTGGGCTGGATTGCCGCTGCGCAGGCGGGGATGGGGGCCTCCTGGCGGATCGGGGTGGACGAGGGCGCCCGGACCGACCTGGTGCAGCGGGGGCTGTTCGCCCATTCCCGCAACCCGATCTTCCTGGGGATGCGGGTGAACCTGCTGGGGCTCTTCCTGGTGGTGCCGAACGCGGTGACGCTGGCGGTGCTGGTGGCCGGGGAGGTATTGATGGGCGTGCAGGTGCGGCTGGAGGAGGCGTACCTGTCCCGGGTGCATGGAACGGCCTATGAGGGGTACCGCCGCCGCGTGCGCCGCTGGCTCTGACCTTTCGTTAAGCGCGCGCGTGCAGTACGAACTGTCGAATTGAAGCGGCGCAGGTGCCCGGGCGCTTCCCCCTCCTCAAGACGTATCGCAAGCGTGCAGTGACGAGACCGGCACCCGGGAAGCCCGCGAGATGGTCATTGAGCTGACCACGGCCTACGAGGCCTGGTTCCAGCAGGTGAACGAGGAGCTGGCCGCGGCCCCCAGCCGCAACGCCCGGGTCAAGCCGACCGTTGAGAACATCGAGTCGGGTGCGGTGGATTTCAAGGCGCTTGCCGAGGAGACCCGGCGCCGGCTCAACGCCAGCTTGGAGAAGGGGCAGACCCTGGCGAAAAGCTGCGCGCAGCAGCGGAAGAGTCGGGAGAGCAAGCCCGCGCGCGGACGCACGATGCGGGCCAAGAACTAGCCGCCCGCAGGCGAGGGGACGTTCCCCCGACGGGGGCGAGGACGAGCGCCCCCACCTTACGCCCAAGACGAGGCCCCTGGCGCTTGACCCTCGCGGGGTGAAGAACACCACGGTCATGCTCGGCGTCCCCGCCCTCAGCCTGCTCTCTCCCGTGCTTGCCCGAGGCCGCGCTTCCGGGCCCCACTACGGTGGGGCCACCATACCTCCTTGTACGACAGCAGCGACAGGGTCCGGCGGTCAAGAACCTTCGGCGAGCGCGCGGTACGGAAGGCCTTCCAGCCGTGCCAAACCAGAAAGGCCGCTCCTCCCCCGGCGGCCAGTGGGGCGAGGAGCGGGAGGTGGGTGAGCAGCGTCCCCAGGCCGGTGGTGCCGAGGGTGATGAACAGCGTGTCGGCCAGGACACCCGCGCTCACCGCGACGATGGGGTGGTGGCGGTCCAGGGCCTGGCGCAGCACGAAGGCGCTCAGGGCGCTCACGCCGACCAGGTGCGCGGCACTCACCCCGAAGCCCTGCGCGAGGGCGGCCGGGAGGACCTCAGCCACGCTGCCCCGGGAGTGTCTCTTGAGAACCGCGTCTCACGAGGCCGAGCATAGCGGTTGGTGACCCGCCCCTTCGGGAGGGCGTGATTCCCGAGGACACGGCCTGGGTTCAGGGCTTTGCGTGGGCCGGACGGGGTAGGGGGTGGGGGTCAACGGGCCGGAAGTGGCCGGACCCGGAAAGCCGAGGACCGCCGGACCGCACCGGCTCACGCCAGGGCGCTTGTTTCCTCGCGGCTCCTGGCGTCACCCCGGGTGGTCAGGGCCAGGGTCAGGATCAGCCCCTTCAGGCGCTCATGCTCCCCAGGAGTTGCTGGCACGCCTGCTCGCAGCGGCGGCAGGACTCGGCACACACCGCGCAGTGCGGCATGTTCATGTCGCGGGCGTGCATCTCGCACTCCTGCCCGCACGCCTGGCAGGCGGCGAGGCAGGCCTGAAGCTGGGCGCGCAGCACGTTCTGGTCGGGCTGGGTCAGCCGCGAGAGGACGCGCCCAGTGGTGCCGCACACGTCGGCGCAGTCGAGGTTCAGGCGGATGCAGTGGACGAGGTGCATCAGGTGCCCCTGCTCGCCCAAGCAGGCATCGGCGCAGGAGGTACAGACGTTCTCGCACTCGAAGCAGGCGTCGATGCACGCGGCGAGGGCGCCCTGGTCGAAGACGCTGGCGGGGTTGGGGTGCGTCTGGAGCATCCGGGCGGTGTTCTGCGGCATGGTCACTCTCCTGAACTGGGGCGGGGGGCGAGATGACGAGGCGGTGGTTCTTCCGCCGCTTCGCCAGCGTAGGCAGCCCTGTGTTCAGCTTGTGTAAAGCCGAGGCGACCTTCAAGGTGCCCTCAAGGCTCTGCTCGTCCCGGGCTTTTACAGGAACTGAACACGCCGGTTCTACGTTAATCAAGAGACCTTTTCGAGGTCAGAGGGGGAACCGATGACACACCACCACGAGGGACACCACGGACACCGCGTGAGCGTTCTGGAAGTGTCGTTCAGGAACTGCTACGACGCCAGCGAATTTGCCGATTTGGAAGGGAATCTCGCCCGGGTGCCGGGCGTCACCAGCGTCCACCTCGACCGCACCCGCGGCGTCGCTCATCTGGGGTACGACCCGGGAACCGTGACGCCGGAGGAACTGGAGCGGCGGCTACACGCATTTGGGTACGCCTGCGACTGCGAGGACGAGCGCCCCTCCACCGCCCAGCCAGGTCACCCCCAGGTGGGCCACGAACACCACGGCGGGAACCTGATGGCGCAGGGGCAAGCGGGTCACGCCGAACACACGGGCACGCTCCACGACCCACACGCGGGGCACCGGACCCAGACCGCCACGACCCACCCGTCAGATCACGGTGCTCACGCCGACATGGGCCAGGGCGGGCACGCGGGCCACGGCGCTGAGATGGTCAATGACATGCTGCGGCGCTTCGTCGTGTCGCTGCTTCTGACGCTGCCCATCGTGCTGTTCTCCCCCATCGGGGCGAGCCTGGGGTTTCGCCTTGCCCCGCCCTTCGGCCTGGGCATGGCGTGGTTCGGATTGATTCTCGCCACGCCGGTCGTGTGGTGGGGCGGCTGGCCGTTCATCTCGGCGGCCTGGCGTGCCCTGAAGCGCGGCGAGGCGAACATGATGACCCTGATCGCCACCGGCATCCTGGTCTCGTACCTCTACTCGCTCTGGGCCACGATCTTTTTGCGAACCGATGAGGTGTTCTTCGAGGCTGCCGCGATGCTCACCACTTTTTCGCTCGCCGGGCACTGGCTGGAGATGCGCTCCCGCTTCGCCACGGGCAGGGCGGTGGAGGCCCTGCTAAGGTTGGCGCCTTCAACCGCCCGGGTGATGCGGGGCGGCCAGGAGGTCGAGGTGCCGCTGGAGCAGGTGGGGGTCGGGGACGAGATCGTGGTGCGCCCCGGCGACCGGGTGCCGGTGGATGGCGAGGTGGTGAGCGGCCAGTCCTACGTGGACGAGAGCATGATCACCGGCGAGCCGGTGCCCGTCCGCAAAGAAAGCGGGAGCCGGGTGACGGGCGGCACAGTGAACCAGAACGGGGCCTTCCACTTCCGGGCGACAGCGGTGGGAGCGGACACCGCCCTCTCGCGTATCGTGCAGATGGTCCAGAACGCACAGGCGAGCAAGGCCCCGGCGCAGCGCCTCGCCGACCGGGCGGGCAAGTACCTCGTGTTTGTCGCCCTGGGCGCTGGACTGATCGCCTTTCTGGTCTGGTTCTTCCTGGGAGCCGGGGTGGTGTTCGCGCTGACGGCTGCCGTGTCCACGGTGGTGATCGCCTGCCCGGACGCGCTGGCACTCGCCACCCCGACGGCGATCACGGTCGGGGTAGGAAAAGGTGCGCGGGAGGGCGTGCTGTTCAAGAACGCGACCGCGCTGGAGGCGACCGCCGGGGTGGACACGGTGATCTTTGACAAGACGGGGACCCTGACGGAGGGCAAGCCCGCCCTCACCGATCTGGTGCCCCCACCGGGGGGAGACGAAGCAGAGCTGCTGCGCCTGGCCGCCTCTGCCGACCAGCCCTCCCAGCACCCGCTCGCCGAGGCCATCGTGCGGGGGGCACAGGAACGGGGGATCACCCTCAGCCCGGCCCAGGACTTCGACTCCATCCCCGGTCGTGGGGTACAGGCGCGGGTGGAGGGGCGACGGGTCCTGATCGGCAACCGCAGGCTGATGGAGCAGGAGGCCGTATCGCTGGGAAGCAGCGAGGCCGGGGTCGAGCGGCTGGCCGGGGACGGCAAGACGGCGATGTTCGTGGCAGTGGACGGGCAACTCCTGGGCGTGGTCGCTGTGGCGGACCGGATCAGACCGTCGGCGAAGGTGGCGGTGACGGAGTTACACCACCTGGGAGTCCAAACCGTGATGCTCACCGGAGATAACCGCCGCACGGCGGAGGCCGTGGCCCGGCAGCTCGGCATGGACACCGTGATCGCCGACGTGCTGCCCGAGCAGAAGGCCGCGAAGGTCCAGGAGTTGCAGGGCCAAGGGCGGAAAGTGGCGATGGTGGGGGACGGGGTGAATGACGCCCCAGCACTCGCACAAGCCGAAGTCGGCGTGGCGATTGGGGCAGGCACCGACGTGGCGGTAGAAACCGCCGACGTGGTGCTGGTCAAGAGTGACCCGGCAAGTGTGCCCACGGGGATCGCGCTGGCCCGGCAGGTGCAGGGCAAGATCAAGCAGAACCTGTTCTGGGCCGCTATCTACAATTTGCTCGCCATCCCCTTCGCGGCGGGTGTGCTGTACCCCGCGTATGGCGTCCTGCTGCGCCCGGAGTGGGCCGCCCTGCTGATGAGCGCCAGCACGGTCATCGTGACGGTGAATGCCCTGCTGCTCAACCGGCTGCGCTTTGGGCGGGGGGAACCCACCGCGGCACCCGGGCCCCTTCCGGCGGCCTGAGGGCGGGAAGACGAGCGGGGCCGGGCCAGGCTCGACCCCACCTCCAAGGCACCTACACTGCCGGGTGTCTTCCTTTCACCTTCGTCCCGCCACACCCCAGGACGCGGCGACCGTCGCCGCACACCGCTCCCCGGAACGGGCAGGAGGACAGCCCCCACACACGACCTCCGCGGCCTGGGTCGAGGACGCCCTCACCCGCGGCGTGGACCTCGGATGGCTGGCGGAGCACGACGGAAAGGTCATCGGGGGCGCCGGCCTCATCCTCCTGGAGTGGGGGCCGACCCGGGACGACCCCAGCCCGTTGCGGGCGCGGGTGAGGGGCGTCTTCACGGTGCCCGAGTGGCGCAGGCGGGGGGTGGCCCGCGCCCTGCTGGACCACGCCCTGGACACGGCGAAGGCGCGCGGGCTTCACACCCTCAGCCTGGGCACGACCGATCAGGCCCGCACGCTCTCTCAGGCCCTCGGCTTTCAGGCGTCCCCCCCCCCGAGATGGGGCGCCGGACCCAGCCCTGAGGAAGGGCCACGGTGCGCGGGGTCACGCCACGTCGGTGCCACCGAAAGCAGCAGGATGACCCCGGCCGGGGCTCCGGGCCTGTCTCGGTGCCGCAGGACCCGGGGGCGGGTCCCACGGCCGCGCCACGTCCGGTCTCGCCCCCGGCTCACCCGCCCGGCAGGAAACGGGACCACGGCACCTCGAACACAAGGGTCTTGACCGCCAGCAGCAACACCACCCCCACGAACAGGCGGCGCAACCCCACTTCGCTCAGCCTCAAGGTCCAGCGTGCCCCGAGTCCGGCTCCCACCGCCATGACGGCCCCCAGCAGCACCCCGAGCGGCCAGTCGATCACCCCGCGCCACGCGAAGATCAGGCTGGCGACCAGCGACGACGCCACGTTGACGACCTTGGTGGTCGCCACCGCCCGCAGGAAGGGCATCCGGAAAGTCGCCACCCAGGCCGCCGTCAGCAACGTCACGTACCCACCACTGAAGAAGCCGCCATACACGGCGAGGAGCAGGGTCAGGGTGTAGCCCAGCAGGCGGCCGGTGCGGCTGGGGGTGGGAACGGTGGACGGGGGGACCGGCGTGGGCCGCAGGACGACCCCAGCGACGGCGAGCAGGGCGCAGGCGATGATCAGCGGCAACACGTCGGCGGGCACCGCGAACACCAGCAGTGCGCCGACGACCGAGCCGACCAGCGTCAGGACCACCAGGGCGGGGAGGCGTGGGCGGTCCAGGGCGTCTCCCCGCAGGAAGGGGAGGGTGGCGCCGACGCTGAGGGCGGTGAGGGCCAGCATGTTGGTGCCCAGGGCCGTGGTGGTGGGGACGCCGAACGCCAGCAGGGCGGGCACGGTGATCAGGGAGGTGGCGCCGGTGACGACGCTGATCACGCTGGTGAGGAAGAAGATCAGGGACAGCGCGAGCAGGTCGAGCGGTGTCACGTCCCCTCATCGTACCCACGGGAAAGCGGACGGCGTGTCTGCCGTCCGCAGGGCGAAGCTGGGGGCTCAGGTGTACTTGAGGGCTTCCATCAGCTCCTCGACGATCTCCACGCTGTCCCCGCGTGTGGAGGCGGTGGCGACGTGGGCCTCCAAGTGCCCGCGCAACACGACCTCGCCCGCCCCCGAGAGCGCCCCCTGCACGGCCTTGATCTGCCGCAGCACGTCCACGCAGTAGGCGTCCTCCTGCTCCAGCATGGTCACGATGCTGTCCAGGTGGCCGCGGGCGATTTTCAGCCGCCGGGCGGCGCGCTTGCGGGCGTCCTCGGGCATGCACAGGTGATGCCCGGTGTGGGTGGCAGGCTCGGTCTTGGCTTGGGTCATGTCAACCGCGCACCTGGGCGCCGTAGCCCTCCTCGGTCACGGCGGCGATCAGCGCTTGGGGGTCGGCTTCCCCCTGTACCGTGGCGGTGCCACCTGGCAGGTCCACCCGCACGTCCTGCACGCCGGGCACGCTCCTCAGGGCACTTGTCACGGCCTTCTCGCAATGGCCGCAGCTCATCCCGGTCACCGTCAGTTCCGTCTTCGTCATGCCCCAAGCTTACACCCTCCCCAGGGGGTAAGACAAGAGTTGGGGGGGAGGAATGGGCCTATTTCTTTCCCTACCGCCTTTCAAGGCTTGCCCTTCTCCAGCTTCTGGCGTATCCTCACCGTATATCCCCCCAGGGGGGATTGGAGGCAAGCATGAGCAAGACCATCGAACTGGGCGTGCAGGGGATGACCTGCGCCAGTTGCGTGGGCCGGGTGGAGCGGGGCCTGAACAAGGTCGAGGGGGTCGAGCAGGCCTCGGTGAACCTGGCGACCGAGCGCGCCACCGTCACCTACGATCCCGAGCAGACCGGGCCGCAGGCCTTGATCGCCAAGGTCAAGGATGTGGGCTACGAGCCGGTGGTGGGTGAGATCGAACTCGGGGTGCAGGGCATGACCTGCGCGAGCTGTGTTAGTCGTGTGGAACGGGCCCT encodes:
- a CDS encoding Nramp family divalent metal transporter codes for the protein MNARAAAILERTSNRRGLGRVLPFLGPAFVASVAYMDPGNFATNIQGGAQFGYLLLWVVLSASLMAMLIQTLSSKLGIVTGKNLAEHIRDRWPRPVVWFYWVQAELVAMATDLAEFLGASLAFALLFNLPLLWGAVITGVITFTILALQNRGFRPIEIAITAFVAVIALAYVVQVILSRPGLDALGGFVPRFEGPESLYLAVGIIGATVMPHVIYLHSALTQHRIPAGTEEQKRRLVRYNQLDVLLAMSIAALINLSMLASAAAAFHFGGQADVADLTVAYRTLTPLLGGAAAVAFALALLSSGLSSSAVGTMAGQVVMQGFVGFRIPLLVRRLITMLPAFAVILAGLNPTDTLVLSQVVLSFGIPFALVPLLIFTARRDVMGGLVNTRLVTVTGWVIAALIISLNVYLLAQTFLG
- a CDS encoding metal-dependent transcriptional regulator produces the protein MTDRTLSHAAEDYLKQLYLLGQGGTVGTQALADALNVTPASTTGMLRKLTDLGLVDHAAYRGARLTPAGEKVALEVVRHHRLLELYLHRALGYPLDEVHDEAERLEHVISEAFEARIAAWLGDPNFDPHGDPIPGLNGELPVQGERRLASLGRGERAQVTRVPEDPAVLRGLMEAGLTPGAEVKVLSHEPALGTLTLEVGGAPLTLALLVAERVRVSEGVTA
- a CDS encoding methyltransferase family protein, whose product is MTRDPVEALALLVYTLAYVGIAFVWRSLLVWRRTGVNPYVLPADDSAHGYVGRAMRVLLLTVLVLVLGLNLMPGLEARLGPVPALLDPRLAFLGWVLLLASLGWIAAAQAGMGASWRIGVDEGARTDLVQRGLFAHSRNPIFLGMRVNLLGLFLVVPNAVTLAVLVAGEVLMGVQVRLEEAYLSRVHGTAYEGYRRRVRRWL
- a CDS encoding LysE family transporter; amino-acid sequence: MAEVLPAALAQGFGVSAAHLVGVSALSAFVLRQALDRHHPIVAVSAGVLADTLFITLGTTGLGTLLTHLPLLAPLAAGGGAAFLVWHGWKAFRTARSPKVLDRRTLSLLSYKEVWWPHRSGARKRGLGQARERAG
- a CDS encoding four-helix bundle copper-binding protein codes for the protein MPQNTARMLQTHPNPASVFDQGALAACIDACFECENVCTSCADACLGEQGHLMHLVHCIRLNLDCADVCGTTGRVLSRLTQPDQNVLRAQLQACLAACQACGQECEMHARDMNMPHCAVCAESCRRCEQACQQLLGSMSA
- a CDS encoding copper-translocating P-type ATPase: MTHHHEGHHGHRVSVLEVSFRNCYDASEFADLEGNLARVPGVTSVHLDRTRGVAHLGYDPGTVTPEELERRLHAFGYACDCEDERPSTAQPGHPQVGHEHHGGNLMAQGQAGHAEHTGTLHDPHAGHRTQTATTHPSDHGAHADMGQGGHAGHGAEMVNDMLRRFVVSLLLTLPIVLFSPIGASLGFRLAPPFGLGMAWFGLILATPVVWWGGWPFISAAWRALKRGEANMMTLIATGILVSYLYSLWATIFLRTDEVFFEAAAMLTTFSLAGHWLEMRSRFATGRAVEALLRLAPSTARVMRGGQEVEVPLEQVGVGDEIVVRPGDRVPVDGEVVSGQSYVDESMITGEPVPVRKESGSRVTGGTVNQNGAFHFRATAVGADTALSRIVQMVQNAQASKAPAQRLADRAGKYLVFVALGAGLIAFLVWFFLGAGVVFALTAAVSTVVIACPDALALATPTAITVGVGKGAREGVLFKNATALEATAGVDTVIFDKTGTLTEGKPALTDLVPPPGGDEAELLRLAASADQPSQHPLAEAIVRGAQERGITLSPAQDFDSIPGRGVQARVEGRRVLIGNRRLMEQEAVSLGSSEAGVERLAGDGKTAMFVAVDGQLLGVVAVADRIRPSAKVAVTELHHLGVQTVMLTGDNRRTAEAVARQLGMDTVIADVLPEQKAAKVQELQGQGRKVAMVGDGVNDAPALAQAEVGVAIGAGTDVAVETADVVLVKSDPASVPTGIALARQVQGKIKQNLFWAAIYNLLAIPFAAGVLYPAYGVLLRPEWAALLMSASTVIVTVNALLLNRLRFGRGEPTAAPGPLPAA
- a CDS encoding GNAT family N-acetyltransferase, with the translated sequence MPCCSTGCALGGGNPPRHPGPFRRPEGGKTSGAGPGSTPPPRHLHCRVSSFHLRPATPQDAATVAAHRSPERAGGQPPHTTSAAWVEDALTRGVDLGWLAEHDGKVIGGAGLILLEWGPTRDDPSPLRARVRGVFTVPEWRRRGVARALLDHALDTAKARGLHTLSLGTTDQARTLSQALGFQASPPPRWGAGPSPEEGPRCAGSRHVGATESSRMTPAGAPGLSRCRRTRGRVPRPRHVRSRPRLTRPAGNGTTAPRTQGS
- a CDS encoding sulfite exporter TauE/SafE family protein — translated: MTPLDLLALSLIFFLTSVISVVTGATSLITVPALLAFGVPTTTALGTNMLALTALSVGATLPFLRGDALDRPRLPALVVLTLVGSVVGALLVFAVPADVLPLIIACALLAVAGVVLRPTPVPPSTVPTPSRTGRLLGYTLTLLLAVYGGFFSGGYVTLLTAAWVATFRMPFLRAVATTKVVNVASSLVASLIFAWRGVIDWPLGVLLGAVMAVGAGLGARWTLRLSEVGLRRLFVGVVLLLAVKTLVFEVPWSRFLPGG
- a CDS encoding metal-sensitive transcriptional regulator; its protein translation is MTQAKTEPATHTGHHLCMPEDARKRAARRLKIARGHLDSIVTMLEQEDAYCVDVLRQIKAVQGALSGAGEVVLRGHLEAHVATASTRGDSVEIVEELMEALKYT
- a CDS encoding CopZ family metallochaperone — its product is MTKTELTVTGMSCGHCEKAVTSALRSVPGVQDVRVDLPGGTATVQGEADPQALIAAVTEEGYGAQVRG